From the genome of Pseudomonas sp. AB6, one region includes:
- a CDS encoding DUF4224 domain-containing protein, translating into MNDIYFLSMEEVKTLTGAGTKAGQIMILKRNGIRHTIKRSGWPCVIASALTGEPVSPIQKPTWQPRKAV; encoded by the coding sequence ATGAACGATATTTATTTTTTAAGCATGGAAGAAGTAAAGACGCTGACTGGGGCCGGGACAAAGGCTGGCCAGATAATGATCCTAAAGCGTAACGGCATCCGTCACACCATTAAGCGCAGCGGCTGGCCGTGCGTAATCGCTTCCGCCTTGACCGGTGAGCCCGTCTCTCCAATCCAGAAGCCAACGTGGCAACCACGCAAGGCAGTATAG
- a CDS encoding HNH endonuclease signature motif containing protein: MIQQLYAESAPSRMAELLPDRSYNSIATRAFLLGVKKSKQYMHDLGCANMEIGFNRFGQEHWEKPIGSTRNTGSRTLIKVGRPDVWKPLHTYIWEQANGPIPEGFIVVAKDGNRKNADIKNLCLRTFSEHVIRCCPNYRHLPEEIVDILHLQNEIKKTIKKRTKHEK, from the coding sequence TTGATCCAGCAGCTCTACGCGGAAAGCGCCCCAAGCCGTATGGCGGAACTTCTACCTGACCGATCTTATAACTCAATCGCTACCCGTGCGTTTCTACTTGGCGTTAAAAAAAGTAAGCAGTACATGCACGATTTAGGCTGCGCCAATATGGAGATTGGTTTTAACCGTTTCGGACAGGAGCACTGGGAAAAGCCGATAGGATCAACTCGCAACACCGGATCGAGAACACTTATAAAAGTTGGACGCCCGGATGTTTGGAAGCCGTTACACACCTACATATGGGAACAAGCGAACGGCCCTATTCCCGAAGGCTTTATCGTAGTCGCCAAGGATGGAAATCGAAAGAACGCAGATATAAAGAACCTTTGCTTGCGTACTTTTAGTGAGCACGTTATTCGATGCTGCCCGAACTACCGCCATCTTCCCGAAGAAATTGTCGACATCCTGCATTTACAAAACGAAATCAAGAAAACCATCAAGAAGAGAACTAAACATGAAAAATAA
- a CDS encoding metallophosphoesterase: MNQLKRFEINTTGRDFAVGDIHGHFTKLQAALDAVNFDPAVDRLFSVGDLIDRGPESDHVDTWLAKPWFHSVRGNHEQMAIEAHGSDLKSNGNIQMLHMENGGSWLYGRLTTEINHLVDLLASLPMAIEVMTLAGLVGIVHADCPFSSWDNLREALTDIGIGFRNVEAACQWSRNRISSENQAGVSDIRAVIVGHSVVQQPAVLGNVYHIDTGGWMGRHFTLIDLATLQCFPPINPKLSWDWEDRP, encoded by the coding sequence ATGAACCAGCTCAAGCGCTTTGAAATTAACACTACCGGTCGAGACTTTGCCGTCGGCGATATCCATGGACACTTCACCAAACTGCAAGCCGCGCTGGACGCAGTTAATTTCGATCCTGCCGTCGACCGCCTGTTCAGTGTTGGCGATCTAATTGACCGCGGGCCTGAGTCTGATCATGTCGATACGTGGCTGGCCAAGCCTTGGTTTCACTCCGTTCGTGGTAACCATGAGCAGATGGCGATTGAGGCTCACGGATCGGATCTGAAGAGCAACGGTAATATCCAGATGCTGCACATGGAGAACGGCGGCTCGTGGCTCTACGGACGGTTAACGACTGAAATCAATCACCTAGTTGACCTGCTGGCCAGCCTGCCCATGGCTATTGAAGTGATGACATTGGCCGGCCTTGTCGGAATCGTCCACGCGGACTGTCCATTCTCAAGCTGGGACAACTTGCGAGAAGCGCTGACCGACATAGGTATCGGCTTCCGCAATGTTGAGGCCGCATGTCAGTGGTCCCGAAACCGCATTTCATCCGAAAACCAAGCAGGTGTTAGCGATATTCGCGCTGTGATAGTTGGGCACTCAGTCGTGCAACAGCCGGCAGTGCTGGGCAACGTCTATCACATCGATACCGGTGGATGGATGGGCAGGCACTTCACGCTGATCGACTTGGCCACGTTGCAATGCTTCCCGCCGATCAATCCGAAGCTAAGTTGGGACTGGGAGGATCGGCCATGA
- a CDS encoding carbon storage regulator: MLCLSRRFGESIVIGDGIKVTVISARDGQVRLGIEAPANVAVDRSEIRERKISNPRAEVMHVHG; encoded by the coding sequence ATGCTTTGTTTATCCCGCCGCTTCGGCGAATCGATTGTTATCGGTGACGGCATCAAAGTCACGGTTATCAGTGCCCGTGATGGGCAGGTCCGGCTCGGCATCGAAGCGCCAGCCAATGTCGCCGTTGACCGCTCCGAGATCCGCGAACGCAAGATCTCCAACCCGCGCGCCGAGGTGATGCATGTACACGGCTAA